AAACGTGCAGTGCGCGCCTTGCTACTACTGCGTCCCTTGTCAGCCGTCGGTGCAATGTGTCACATGCTCACCAAGCCCTGTTGCTTATTGCGCTCAGTGTCAGCCCTCGCCGTGTGCCACAGGGCTGCAATGCTTGACATGCCAACCTACGTTTCAGTGCGTAACGTGTGCGCCGAGTCCCGTAAGTTACTGCGTACAGTGTCAACCGACATCAAATCTGCAGTGTGTCACCTGTAGACCTTGTGACACTGGGTATCAATGTGCGAGTTCACCGGTAACATTTTGCTTATTGAGTGCGACTAGCTAATTTGAGTTTAATGACGGAAAGCAAACAACTCTAGCGAAGTGCTAGGGTTGTTTGGATTAAAGGAATAACAAGATGAATACTCTTTTGCTCTCACCCGCTGCAACCATCACTCCCAATGTTCACGGGGTTTTATTGCAGTCAGATCTAGGCGATTTTCAGCTGCACGGTAAAGATATCAGTGACTTTGTAACCACTGTTGTACCGCTATTGCAGGGGGACAATACAGCGCAAGAAGTGTGTGAAAAACTGCCTGATTATAGCGACAGTAGTGTGCTCTCCGTTATTGCTTTACTTAAGCAGAATGGATTACTGGAGGAGGTGGAGGCCGATAACCGCTTTGCGCCACCATGGGCAATGCATCAGCGGTTTATGAATGCCTGGTCTAACAAAGCAACAGCTGAAAATGGATTAAATGAGAAGGCAATACTGGTGATTGGACTGGAGCCATGGTCAGTAAAAATGATCGATGAGCTCGCCTGCTCTGGCGTTGCTCATATTCATATTATCGATAATGATGTTGTCACCGCCGACGATATTCTTTGTCACCGCGCTTTTGGTCAACATAGCCTTGGACAGCTACGTGGGGAGGTTTTAAAAGCGGCTATTGCTCAACAAAGCCCTTGGTGTAAAGTCACCACGCAATCACTCACCAAAGGGAGTCATGGAATCGATTTGGCCGATGAATTGGGCTGGGACTTGGTGGTTGTTACACTCAGTAAAGAGGCGAAACACTGGCTTTATCAGATATCTAAAACACTGCATCATCATGCTTTGCCTGCACTCTATGGTAGTTTAGACGGTCTAGAGTCTTGGATTGGCCCGGCGGTTAATCTATCCCACGCCACGAGTGCAATCGATGCGTGTTGGAACTGCCTACGTTTACGTCGATTAGGCACAGAGCAAGCCCCTGATTTAGCACACGAGTTAGACAAAAGTGCTAACAATAGCCAACAAACAAGCCGATCGCGCAGTATGCTCACCTCGATGGCTGCACTGACTGGCCATCAGCTTACGATGGAAGTGATAAAACTTTTATCAGGCTATATTGCAACCGATCTGGTGGGTAAAGTGAATGTGCAAAATCTTGTTACCAGTCAGGGCGAATTTCATAAAATCATCCCTGTGCCTTGGTGTAAGGTATGCGGCTACGATCATAGCTCAGCAGCAGCTCATGCTTCACTCATTAAAGAGCAACAGTTACAACATGCAGGTATGCAAGTTGGCGCAATGAGTGCTGTTGCTGCACATCAAATTGAACTGACGAACCCGCTGAATCTCACAAATACGGTCGACGATGTCAATCAACTCTTCGAAGGCTGGGTTGATAGCAAAACCGGTATTATTCGCCAATTAAGCGGTCACTCTCCACAATTACCAGACTTCCCTGTGACAGCCTCAGCCAGTGTCTCAAATTTTACCTCTGGGCACTATGATCCTCGGGCTGCAGGACAAGTGGGTTCTGGTAAAGGGCTTGATGGTGTTTCTGCTCATATCAGCGCCATCGGTGAGGCCATTGAACGCTACTCAGCGGCAAGGTACCGTCTAGAGGACTGTCACTATGCATCCATTAGTCAGCTAACTGGAAATTACCTCGACCCCAATGATTTAGTGTTGTACTCAAAAAAGCAGTACCACTCGGCGCAATTTCCATTTTCACGCTGGAATAAAAAACGCAAGATCCACTGGAGCAAAGGCGTTTATTTAGGTGGGCAGGAACCGGTATGGGTGCCCTCATTAGTGAGCTACTTCAATTTTAGCTGCCCCTATGAGGAACAGTTCAGTCAAGTATCCTCCAACGGTCTGGCTGCCGGTCAGGATAACGACGATGCCGCCATCAGAGCAACTTACGAGCTTATTGAGCGTGATGCCATGATGTTGACCTGGTACGGCAAGCAACCCTGTCAGCGTTTAAAGCTTGATGCCGTCAATCACGGTAAGATGCGAGTAATGCTTGATGAACTATCAGCGATGGATATGACATTGGAGCTTTATCTACTCGATGTAGGGATTCATGTACCAACCGTTGTTTGCTTAGCCTTTGGCGATGGTCTGCGCACACCTGCGGTATCAGTGGCACTTGCATGTCATGGCGATATTCAAGTTGCGATGAAAAAAGCATTGCTAGAGCAGGGACATGTGATGCCGTACTTATGCCACTTGATGAGAACAGGCGCAAAAGTGCCGCAACATGTTTCTGAGGTGCAAAGCCTTGAAGATCACGCGGCTTACTATTTTAAGCTAAACAAGCGCTCAGCTTTTGACTTTATGCGTCAACCTGCTAA
The Shewanella sp. KX20019 DNA segment above includes these coding regions:
- a CDS encoding TOMM precursor leader peptide-binding protein; its protein translation is MNTLLLSPAATITPNVHGVLLQSDLGDFQLHGKDISDFVTTVVPLLQGDNTAQEVCEKLPDYSDSSVLSVIALLKQNGLLEEVEADNRFAPPWAMHQRFMNAWSNKATAENGLNEKAILVIGLEPWSVKMIDELACSGVAHIHIIDNDVVTADDILCHRAFGQHSLGQLRGEVLKAAIAQQSPWCKVTTQSLTKGSHGIDLADELGWDLVVVTLSKEAKHWLYQISKTLHHHALPALYGSLDGLESWIGPAVNLSHATSAIDACWNCLRLRRLGTEQAPDLAHELDKSANNSQQTSRSRSMLTSMAALTGHQLTMEVIKLLSGYIATDLVGKVNVQNLVTSQGEFHKIIPVPWCKVCGYDHSSAAAHASLIKEQQLQHAGMQVGAMSAVAAHQIELTNPLNLTNTVDDVNQLFEGWVDSKTGIIRQLSGHSPQLPDFPVTASASVSNFTSGHYDPRAAGQVGSGKGLDGVSAHISAIGEAIERYSAARYRLEDCHYASISQLTGNYLDPNDLVLYSKKQYHSAQFPFSRWNKKRKIHWSKGVYLGGQEPVWVPSLVSYFNFSCPYEEQFSQVSSNGLAAGQDNDDAAIRATYELIERDAMMLTWYGKQPCQRLKLDAVNHGKMRVMLDELSAMDMTLELYLLDVGIHVPTVVCLAFGDGLRTPAVSVALACHGDIQVAMKKALLEQGHVMPYLCHLMRTGAKVPQHVSEVQSLEDHAAYYFKLNKRSAFDFMRQPAKQAIDIEEWGYPVVKDSVDLNQRLRDAGVEVAIVDVTSPDVALSPFRVARAVGKHMQPIHFGEQFKRVDNPRLKRLLGGESVNMDPHPIA